One window of Pseudacidobacterium ailaaui genomic DNA carries:
- the cysK gene encoding cysteine synthase A: MAKSASLPSAGPLRVADDITKLMGQTPVLRLRRMATPETADLFAKLEFLNPGGSVKDRAALGMILDAEARGVLKPGATIVEATAGNTGVGLALVGVNRGYKVILFVPEGYAEEKCMLMRGFGATVVRTPEAEGMSGAIRQALALARSHPDVFPALQFENEANPRFHYETTARELWEQMEGRIDAFVAGVGTGGTFSGIARYLKEKDPEIYTVAVETEGSVLQGGEPGPHKVEGIGVSFVPKTFDRSVADEIVRVMDAEAFAMVRRLAAEEGVLAGSSAGANVHAALHVARRMGPGKRVITIVPDSAERYLSKKIFDV, encoded by the coding sequence ATGGCCAAATCCGCATCTCTTCCGTCCGCCGGTCCCTTACGTGTTGCCGATGACATTACAAAGCTCATGGGGCAGACTCCCGTCCTGCGCCTGCGCCGCATGGCCACACCGGAAACCGCCGACCTTTTTGCCAAACTGGAGTTTCTCAATCCAGGCGGCAGCGTCAAAGACCGCGCCGCGCTGGGGATGATTCTCGATGCTGAGGCCCGCGGCGTCCTCAAACCCGGGGCCACCATTGTTGAGGCAACGGCCGGAAACACCGGCGTAGGCCTGGCGCTGGTGGGTGTAAATCGCGGGTATAAGGTCATCTTGTTTGTCCCTGAAGGATACGCGGAAGAAAAATGTATGCTCATGCGCGGATTTGGTGCGACGGTGGTCCGTACCCCGGAGGCTGAAGGGATGAGTGGGGCCATCCGTCAGGCCCTGGCCCTGGCCCGCTCCCATCCGGACGTCTTTCCTGCCCTGCAGTTTGAGAATGAAGCCAACCCGCGCTTTCACTACGAAACAACTGCCCGCGAACTTTGGGAGCAGATGGAGGGCCGGATTGATGCCTTTGTTGCTGGCGTCGGCACCGGGGGCACGTTCTCCGGGATTGCGCGCTATCTCAAAGAGAAGGACCCTGAAATCTATACCGTTGCGGTCGAAACGGAAGGCTCCGTCCTGCAGGGCGGCGAACCAGGCCCCCATAAAGTAGAAGGAATCGGGGTCTCATTTGTGCCAAAGACCTTTGACCGTAGTGTTGCCGACGAAATTGTCCGTGTCATGGATGCAGAGGCATTCGCCATGGTAAGGCGGCTGGCCGCAGAAGAGGGCGTGCTTGCAGGATCAAGCGCGGGAGCAAACGTCCATGCTGCTCTTCATGTGGCGCGTCGGATGGGTCCGGGCAAGCGCGTGATCACCATCGTGCCGGATTCGGCCGAGCGCTATCTTTCCAAAAAGATATTTGACGTTTAA
- a CDS encoding trans-sulfuration enzyme family protein encodes MTKRNFGFSTRAVHDGQAPDPQTGAVNVPLYLTSTYAQEEVGKHKGWDYSRAGNPTRDALEASLASLEGGANACVFGSGMAAIMALVTLLRTGDHVVCGENVYGGTTRLFNQIVVNYGIEFTYVDTSDPENVRRAIRPTTKLVHIETPTNPLMTLTDIRAVADICHEHGIDMSVDNTFMSPFLQRPIELGADIVMHSTTKFLNGHSDGLGGVLVGTRPEHKEKFGFVQKSTGGILSPFECWLVLRGVKTLAVRMKQHDENGRKVAAFLAQHKKVKKVFYPGLPQHPQHELAKRQSYGFGSMMSFELESFEAAKELLRSVRLCILGESLGGVETLISHPATMTHAATGAAMRARLGITDGLVRLSVGIEDADDLIADLDQALAKL; translated from the coding sequence ATGACAAAACGGAATTTTGGATTTTCTACACGGGCCGTTCACGATGGACAGGCACCCGATCCTCAGACCGGGGCCGTCAACGTACCACTCTATCTCACTTCCACCTACGCGCAGGAGGAGGTCGGCAAGCATAAAGGCTGGGACTACTCCCGGGCCGGCAATCCCACACGCGATGCTTTGGAGGCCAGCCTGGCGTCTCTCGAAGGCGGAGCGAATGCGTGTGTCTTCGGTAGCGGCATGGCTGCCATCATGGCGCTGGTGACTCTGCTCCGCACCGGAGACCATGTTGTTTGTGGAGAAAATGTCTATGGCGGCACTACCCGGCTTTTCAACCAGATTGTCGTCAACTACGGGATTGAATTCACTTATGTGGACACCTCCGACCCTGAGAATGTGCGCCGCGCCATTCGTCCCACGACAAAGCTCGTGCACATTGAAACGCCCACCAATCCGCTGATGACTCTGACCGATATCCGGGCCGTTGCGGACATCTGCCATGAGCACGGCATCGACATGAGCGTCGACAACACCTTCATGTCGCCCTTTTTGCAGCGGCCGATTGAGCTTGGCGCCGATATCGTAATGCACTCAACGACCAAGTTCCTCAATGGGCACAGTGATGGGCTGGGAGGGGTCCTGGTGGGCACCCGTCCTGAGCATAAGGAGAAGTTTGGTTTCGTGCAGAAGTCTACGGGGGGAATTCTCTCTCCCTTCGAGTGCTGGCTGGTCCTCCGCGGAGTCAAGACCCTGGCCGTGCGGATGAAGCAGCACGATGAGAACGGACGCAAAGTCGCCGCCTTTCTGGCGCAGCACAAAAAGGTAAAAAAGGTCTTCTATCCCGGACTGCCTCAGCATCCGCAGCATGAGCTGGCCAAACGCCAGTCGTATGGATTTGGCTCCATGATGTCCTTTGAGCTGGAGTCCTTTGAGGCAGCCAAGGAATTGCTCCGCAGTGTGCGCCTGTGCATCCTGGGCGAATCCCTTGGCGGGGTGGAGACCCTGATCTCCCACCCTGCAACCATGACCCACGCCGCCACTGGGGCTGCAATGCGCGCCAGACTGGGCATTACCGATGGCCTTGTGCGTCTTTCCGTCGGAATTGAAGATGCAGACGATCTGATTGCCGACCTGGACCAGGCCCTGGCAAAGCTGTGA
- a CDS encoding ATP-binding domain-containing protein, with protein sequence MKKALISWSSGKDSAWTLHVLRQSREYQAVGLLTTLNAAFDRVAMHSTRRAVLEAQAAAAGLPLWTVPLPWPCSNEQYELAMQNACARAVSEGIEVMAFGDLFLEDVRRYREERLAGTGLTPIFPLWGENTHQLAEAMVSAGLRARVVCLDPRKLPRRYAGRDYDAALLRDLPADVDPCGENGEFHTCVYAGPFFQKEIKIGTGEVVEREGFVFADVVLDR encoded by the coding sequence GTGAAGAAGGCCCTCATCTCCTGGAGCAGCGGCAAGGACAGTGCCTGGACGCTGCATGTCCTGCGGCAGTCAAGGGAGTATCAAGCCGTCGGCCTGCTCACCACGCTGAACGCCGCATTCGACCGCGTGGCCATGCACAGTACCCGCCGCGCCGTTCTTGAGGCCCAGGCCGCGGCGGCCGGTCTGCCTCTCTGGACGGTTCCGCTGCCCTGGCCCTGCTCGAACGAGCAATACGAACTGGCCATGCAAAATGCCTGTGCCAGGGCCGTGTCCGAAGGCATCGAAGTCATGGCCTTTGGCGACCTATTTCTTGAAGACGTCCGCCGCTATCGGGAAGAGCGGCTTGCCGGCACAGGTCTGACGCCGATATTTCCTCTGTGGGGCGAAAATACACATCAACTGGCTGAAGCCATGGTTTCTGCCGGCCTCAGGGCCCGCGTCGTCTGCCTCGACCCACGCAAGCTGCCCCGCCGTTATGCCGGGCGTGATTATGATGCCGCGTTGCTTCGCGATCTTCCTGCCGATGTTGACCCTTGCGGAGAAAACGGCGAATTCCATACCTGCGTCTATGCCGGACCGTTCTTTCAGAAGGAAATCAAAATAGGGACTGGAGAAGTCGTCGAGAGAGAGGGGTTTGTGTTCGCAGATGTGGTCCTGGACCGCTGA
- a CDS encoding UbiA family prenyltransferase — protein sequence MQPQTVAPSRPLCVDLDGTLVKSDTLADSLLLLLRTHPLLFLRAFGWAFKGKAALKAQVSRYVSLDASRLPYNRPLLAFLEQEHGRGRSIFLVTGADGRLADQITAYLPLFHGVLASDGHTNLTGVRKLARLRQQFAQDGFDYVGNAWSDLPVLSHAGEAMLANPHPGLAARLRSRNIRVGRVFRDRPSLASALFRALRPHQWAKNVLVIVPLLLAHTLHPVLVFRALLAFTCFCCCASASYIINDLLDLEADRHHATKRYRPFAAGDLQASTGIVIAMVLLLASFLSAARLLPGAFAAWLALYLMATLGYSLALKRVALVDVVLLAGLYTLRLVAGGAATETPVSAWLAAFSVFFFFSLALVKRFSELENLREQGRSIAHGRGYLVSDAFQLRSFGTSSGYAALVVFALYINGSKVASLYRHPARMWWILPLLLFWISRVWLLASRGEMHEDPVIFALTDRMSLLIGLAVLLIAVMAAL from the coding sequence TTGCAACCCCAGACGGTCGCCCCTTCACGCCCTCTCTGCGTGGATTTGGACGGGACCCTGGTCAAAAGTGACACTCTGGCCGATTCTTTGTTACTGCTTCTTCGGACGCATCCTTTGCTTTTTCTGCGGGCCTTCGGCTGGGCCTTCAAAGGGAAAGCGGCGCTCAAGGCCCAGGTCAGCCGATATGTCTCTCTGGATGCTTCCCGCCTGCCCTACAACCGGCCGCTGCTCGCATTTCTTGAACAGGAACATGGCCGGGGACGCAGCATTTTTCTTGTCACGGGTGCCGACGGCAGGCTCGCGGACCAAATCACGGCCTATCTTCCGCTCTTTCACGGGGTGCTCGCCAGTGACGGGCATACGAACCTCACAGGGGTCCGGAAACTTGCCCGACTGCGCCAGCAGTTTGCCCAAGATGGGTTTGATTACGTGGGGAATGCCTGGTCAGACCTTCCCGTCCTCAGCCATGCCGGCGAGGCCATGCTGGCCAACCCGCATCCCGGACTTGCTGCCCGCCTGCGTTCGCGCAATATTCGTGTGGGCCGGGTGTTTCGCGACCGGCCATCCTTGGCAAGCGCTTTGTTCCGCGCCCTCCGCCCCCATCAGTGGGCCAAAAATGTTCTCGTGATTGTTCCGCTTCTGCTGGCGCATACCCTGCATCCGGTCCTGGTATTCCGCGCGCTGCTTGCCTTCACATGCTTCTGTTGCTGCGCTTCGGCCAGCTACATCATCAATGATCTGCTGGACCTGGAAGCCGACCGGCACCATGCCACCAAACGCTATCGCCCCTTTGCGGCCGGGGACCTCCAGGCCTCTACCGGCATTGTCATCGCCATGGTCCTTTTACTGGCTTCTTTTCTCTCGGCTGCGCGGCTGCTTCCGGGGGCATTTGCTGCATGGCTTGCCCTGTATCTGATGGCCACCCTGGGTTATTCGCTTGCGCTCAAGCGGGTCGCACTGGTGGATGTCGTGCTGCTTGCCGGGCTTTATACGCTGCGTCTGGTGGCGGGCGGCGCGGCAACAGAGACTCCCGTTTCCGCATGGCTGGCTGCCTTCTCCGTATTTTTCTTTTTCAGTCTTGCCCTGGTCAAACGATTCAGTGAGCTCGAAAATCTGCGCGAGCAGGGCCGCAGCATCGCCCATGGACGCGGCTATCTGGTCTCGGATGCCTTCCAGTTGCGCAGCTTTGGCACATCCAGCGGATACGCCGCGCTGGTCGTTTTTGCCCTCTACATCAATGGAAGCAAAGTGGCCTCCCTGTACCGGCATCCGGCGCGCATGTGGTGGATTCTGCCTCTGCTTCTGTTCTGGATCAGCCGCGTCTGGCTGCTGGCCTCGCGCGGGGAAATGCATGAAGACCCCGTGATCTTTGCGCTCACTGACCGGATGAGCCTGCTGATTGGCCTCGCCGTGCTGCTCATTGCCGTCATGGCTGCGCTCTGA
- a CDS encoding efflux RND transporter permease subunit translates to MWIVRLALRRPYTFAVFALLLMILGPVAILRTPTDIFPNIDIPVVAMVWNYTGLSPEQMAQRIVYQSERTLTTTVNDIEHIESQSLNGMGIIKIYFQPKVNIAMAVAQVTAIGQTQLRQLPQGTTPPLILQYSASSVPILQLGISGEGLSEQQLNDYALNFIRTQLVTVDGAGIPYPYGGKQRQIQVDIDAQKLQAKGLSPADITSTIANQNLILPSGTTKIGMFEYQVETNSAPKTVQELNDLPIRAVNGGIVYIRDVAHVRDGFPPQTNIVRVDGQRSSLLSIIKTGDASTLDIVKGIRAKIPIIKSQLPPQLRIVPLADQSIFVRAAISGVVREALIAACLTAIMILVFLGSWRSTLIIAVSIPLSILTSIIVLSALGETINIMTLGGLALAVGILVDDATVEIENINRNLEQGKAIEQAILDGAAQIALPAFVATISICIVFVPMFFLTGVARYLFVPLAEAVIFAMLASYLLSRTVVPTMAKYLLREHDDDEMERRQNSRNPFVRFQMAFERGFEKFRHGYYAILQMCVAHAGLFLAGFLLFALASAALLFPFLGQDFFPKVDAGQFKIHLRAHTGTRIEETARLCDEVDRTIREVIPKDELVTIIDNIGLPYSGINTTYSNSATIGPADADIQVSLAEHHHPTDAYVQKLRAVLAERFPGVIFYELPTDMVTQILNFGLPAPIDIQIVGPDLQGNRAFAEQMLNRIKYVPGTADMRIQQPFNNPNLNVDVDRTKAGQIGLTQSNVAQSLLVATSGSFQTSPNFWLNPKTGVSYSIAVQAPQYTLDTMQDLRNIPITPNGADSTTAQTAQSNGAGSPPVATPSPMGAKPIQILGNLADITPGSELGTESHYNIAPVIDIYGNVVNSDLASVNKQIEQIIAQMKSKLPRGSQVIVRGQVQTMRSSFIGLLGGLVFSILLVYLLIVVNFQSWLDPLIVISALPAALSGIVWFLFITHTRISVPALTGAIMCMGVATSNSILVISFARERLEENVGDAPAAALAAGFTRFRPVIMTALAMIIGMGPMALGLGDGGEQNAPLGRAVIGGLLFATVSTLFFVPTFFSAIHGWLEGRRRKKQKTAEGKHYE, encoded by the coding sequence ATGTGGATTGTTCGCCTCGCGCTGCGACGGCCTTATACATTTGCTGTCTTTGCCCTGCTCTTGATGATTCTGGGTCCGGTGGCCATTCTGCGCACACCCACGGACATCTTTCCCAATATTGATATCCCTGTGGTGGCCATGGTCTGGAACTACACCGGACTTTCTCCAGAACAGATGGCCCAGCGCATCGTCTACCAGAGCGAGCGCACGCTGACGACCACGGTCAATGACATTGAGCACATCGAATCGCAATCGCTCAATGGAATGGGCATCATCAAGATCTACTTTCAGCCTAAAGTCAACATCGCCATGGCCGTGGCCCAGGTCACTGCCATCGGTCAGACACAGTTGCGCCAGTTGCCGCAGGGCACCACTCCTCCGCTCATCCTGCAATACAGCGCTTCCAGTGTTCCCATTCTCCAGCTCGGCATTTCTGGCGAAGGGCTTTCCGAGCAGCAACTGAATGACTATGCATTGAACTTCATCCGGACCCAGCTGGTCACTGTGGATGGTGCCGGAATCCCGTATCCGTATGGCGGCAAGCAGCGGCAGATCCAGGTGGACATTGATGCGCAGAAGCTTCAGGCAAAAGGGCTCTCCCCTGCGGACATCACCAGCACCATCGCCAATCAGAACCTGATTCTTCCCTCCGGTACTACCAAAATCGGGATGTTTGAATATCAGGTGGAGACCAACAGCGCCCCGAAAACCGTGCAGGAGCTGAATGATCTTCCCATCCGCGCCGTCAACGGTGGCATCGTATATATCCGCGACGTTGCCCATGTTCGCGATGGCTTTCCTCCCCAGACCAACATTGTCCGTGTGGACGGCCAGCGCTCCTCGCTTTTGAGCATCATTAAGACCGGCGATGCTTCCACCCTGGACATCGTCAAGGGCATCCGGGCCAAGATTCCCATCATCAAGTCACAGCTTCCCCCTCAGCTCAGGATTGTTCCGCTCGCCGACCAGTCCATTTTTGTGCGCGCTGCCATCAGCGGGGTCGTCCGGGAGGCGCTGATTGCTGCCTGCCTGACGGCCATCATGATCCTGGTCTTTCTGGGCAGTTGGCGAAGCACGCTGATTATTGCCGTCTCCATCCCGCTCTCCATCCTTACCTCGATCATCGTTTTAAGCGCCCTGGGTGAAACGATTAACATCATGACGCTGGGAGGACTGGCGCTGGCGGTCGGCATCCTGGTCGACGATGCTACGGTCGAGATTGAGAACATCAACCGGAACCTGGAGCAGGGGAAGGCCATCGAGCAGGCCATCCTCGATGGTGCCGCGCAGATTGCCCTTCCCGCCTTTGTGGCGACCATCTCCATCTGTATCGTCTTTGTTCCGATGTTCTTTCTCACCGGCGTGGCGCGGTATCTTTTCGTGCCGCTGGCAGAAGCCGTCATCTTTGCCATGCTGGCCTCTTATCTGCTCTCCCGCACCGTCGTTCCCACGATGGCCAAGTATCTGCTGCGTGAGCATGATGATGACGAGATGGAGCGCCGTCAGAACAGCAGAAACCCCTTTGTCCGGTTTCAGATGGCCTTTGAGCGCGGCTTTGAGAAATTCCGTCACGGCTACTATGCAATTCTGCAGATGTGCGTGGCGCATGCCGGACTGTTCCTGGCCGGATTCCTCCTCTTTGCTCTTGCCTCGGCGGCCCTGCTTTTCCCGTTCCTGGGGCAGGACTTCTTCCCCAAAGTCGATGCGGGGCAGTTCAAAATCCACCTTCGCGCCCACACCGGCACCCGGATTGAGGAAACAGCCCGGCTCTGCGATGAGGTGGACCGCACGATCCGCGAAGTCATTCCCAAGGACGAGCTGGTCACCATCATTGATAACATTGGACTGCCCTACAGCGGCATCAACACCACCTACAGCAACTCTGCCACCATCGGCCCTGCCGACGCCGACATCCAGGTCTCTCTGGCCGAACATCATCATCCCACTGATGCGTATGTGCAGAAGCTTCGCGCTGTTCTGGCCGAACGCTTTCCCGGGGTCATTTTTTATGAGCTGCCCACGGACATGGTCACCCAGATCCTCAACTTCGGCCTGCCAGCGCCGATTGATATCCAGATCGTTGGGCCGGACCTGCAGGGCAATCGCGCCTTCGCCGAGCAGATGCTGAACCGCATCAAATATGTTCCCGGCACCGCAGACATGCGCATCCAGCAGCCCTTCAATAATCCCAATCTGAATGTTGATGTGGACCGCACCAAGGCCGGGCAGATCGGCCTCACCCAGTCCAACGTGGCCCAGAGCCTGCTGGTGGCCACCAGTGGAAGCTTCCAGACTTCGCCCAATTTCTGGCTGAACCCCAAGACGGGCGTCAGCTACAGCATCGCCGTCCAGGCCCCGCAGTACACTCTGGACACGATGCAGGACCTGCGCAATATCCCGATTACTCCCAACGGAGCCGACAGCACCACTGCGCAGACGGCGCAGAGTAACGGGGCCGGCAGTCCGCCCGTGGCCACTCCGTCCCCGATGGGGGCAAAGCCGATACAGATTCTGGGCAACCTGGCTGACATTACCCCGGGTTCAGAGTTGGGGACCGAATCACACTACAACATTGCCCCTGTCATTGATATCTATGGCAACGTCGTCAACAGCGATCTTGCCAGCGTCAATAAGCAGATCGAGCAGATCATTGCTCAGATGAAAAGCAAGCTGCCCCGCGGATCGCAGGTGATTGTGCGTGGTCAGGTCCAGACCATGCGCAGTTCTTTTATCGGGCTTCTCGGTGGCCTGGTCTTCTCCATTCTGCTGGTGTACCTGCTGATTGTGGTCAACTTCCAGTCCTGGCTGGACCCGCTGATTGTTATCTCGGCCCTGCCTGCCGCGCTGTCCGGCATCGTCTGGTTTCTTTTCATCACGCATACGCGCATCAGCGTACCGGCGCTCACCGGGGCCATCATGTGTATGGGGGTGGCCACATCCAACTCCATCCTGGTCATCAGCTTTGCTCGTGAGCGTCTGGAAGAGAATGTCGGGGACGCTCCGGCCGCTGCGCTGGCTGCTGGTTTCACCCGCTTCCGTCCCGTCATCATGACGGCCCTGGCCATGATTATCGGTATGGGACCCATGGCCCTGGGGCTAGGCGATGGCGGTGAGCAGAACGCCCCTCTGGGACGTGCTGTGATCGGGGGACTCCTGTTCGCAACCGTTTCAACCCTGTTCTTCGTGCCCACCTTCTTCAGCGCCATTCATGGCTGGCTGGAGGGCCGGAGGCGCAAAAAACAAAAGACAGCGGAAGGAAAGCACTATGAGTAA
- a CDS encoding efflux RND transporter periplasmic adaptor subunit yields MSNTSQEQQARPLSRGKAGILLFVFLAVAVGIAIAGILPRLRDRKELRQQTSELAAPTVLVAAPQLGAPSEEVVLPGNIFAYVDSPIYARTSGYLRKWYFDIGAHVRKGQLLAEIESPEVDQQLAQARADLLTAEANAKYAQMTASRYQDLVKSNAVSRQDTENFTTQAAATNTQVKSALANVQRLEQLVSFEKIYAPFDGVVTARGVDIGQLIDAGANKELFHLSDEHILRVYVNVPQLYSLACKPGVTADLTFVEYPGRTFQGRIVRTAKAIDPTSRTLLVEVDVDNRSGDLVPGAYAQVHFKLQSPVRSLIVPVPALLFRSEGLRVAIVQDNKARLVPITIGRDDGRVVEVTAGLHPEDQVIQDPPDSIVDGEPVRIVQPGQQQKSGGE; encoded by the coding sequence ATGAGTAACACGTCGCAAGAGCAGCAGGCACGGCCTCTTTCCCGAGGCAAAGCGGGCATCCTGCTGTTTGTGTTTCTTGCTGTCGCGGTCGGTATCGCCATTGCGGGCATTCTTCCTCGCCTGCGTGACCGCAAAGAATTGCGCCAGCAGACCAGTGAGCTGGCCGCGCCCACGGTCTTGGTGGCCGCTCCCCAGTTGGGTGCGCCTTCTGAGGAGGTCGTGCTGCCCGGCAATATCTTTGCCTACGTGGATTCCCCCATCTATGCGCGCACCAGCGGCTATCTGCGCAAGTGGTATTTTGACATCGGCGCGCACGTGCGAAAAGGCCAGCTTCTGGCGGAAATCGAAAGCCCGGAAGTCGACCAGCAGCTGGCGCAGGCCAGGGCCGACCTGCTTACGGCCGAGGCCAATGCAAAATATGCCCAGATGACGGCTTCGCGCTATCAGGACCTGGTGAAGAGCAATGCCGTTTCCCGTCAGGACACGGAAAACTTTACCACCCAGGCCGCTGCCACCAATACCCAGGTCAAATCGGCACTCGCCAATGTTCAGCGCCTTGAGCAGTTGGTCTCCTTTGAAAAAATCTATGCCCCATTTGACGGTGTAGTGACCGCGCGTGGCGTGGACATTGGCCAGCTCATTGATGCAGGCGCCAACAAGGAGCTCTTTCATCTTTCCGATGAACACATCCTTCGCGTCTATGTGAACGTGCCCCAGCTCTACTCGCTGGCCTGCAAACCAGGGGTTACGGCCGACCTCACGTTTGTGGAGTATCCTGGCCGTACCTTCCAGGGAAGGATCGTGCGTACTGCCAAGGCCATTGATCCCACCTCCCGCACGCTGCTCGTTGAAGTAGATGTGGACAATCGCAGCGGGGACCTGGTCCCTGGGGCCTACGCGCAGGTCCACTTCAAGCTGCAAAGCCCCGTCCGCTCCCTCATCGTTCCCGTGCCCGCTCTGCTCTTCCGTTCAGAAGGACTGCGCGTGGCCATTGTGCAGGACAATAAGGCCCGACTGGTGCCCATTACCATTGGCCGTGACGATGGCCGCGTCGTCGAAGTCACAGCTGGACTGCATCCCGAGGACCAGGTCATCCAGGACCCGCCCGATTCCATTGTGGATGGTGAGCCGGTCCGCATCGTGCAGCCCGGTCAGCAGCAAAAGAGCGGAGGCGAGTAG
- a CDS encoding efflux transporter outer membrane subunit has protein sequence MRPGSLAAWLTAVLLPLAGCTVGPNYKRPAPLAPPPPAFKEAVPPPGIPNGGWKQAQPNDQSLRGKWWEIYNDPQLNALEEKVAVSNQTLRAAMEQYFAARAAVQTYRASYFPTLSAGPSITRQHLSSNRPTAVPGAVSQYNDFALSGQASWEPDLWGQVRRSVESARATAQASAADLANVELSLRSELALDYFEMRGLDLQKQLLDHTVASYEDYLKLTQIRFQGGVATEADVALARTQLETTRAQDIDVGVARAQYEHAIATLIGQTASSFSLPPLPLDRTLPQVPLIVPSELLERRPDIAAAERRADAANAQIGIAISAYYPTITLSGAGGFESRSPGTWIQGPSALWSLGASASELLFDAGRRHALTEEARANYEVTVANYRQSVLNAFQEVEDNLAALRILNQEAATQAAAVQAAQRSLELSTRRYKQGLVDYLEVITAQAALLANQRTQADITTRQFAASAQLIKALGGGWNTSQLPNP, from the coding sequence TTGCGTCCAGGCAGCCTGGCAGCTTGGCTCACGGCCGTTCTTCTTCCTCTGGCCGGGTGCACCGTCGGACCGAACTATAAGCGTCCTGCTCCGCTTGCGCCTCCGCCTCCGGCGTTTAAGGAGGCCGTGCCGCCCCCGGGTATCCCCAATGGAGGATGGAAACAGGCGCAGCCCAATGACCAGTCTTTGCGCGGCAAGTGGTGGGAGATCTACAACGACCCGCAACTGAATGCTCTGGAAGAGAAAGTAGCCGTCTCCAACCAGACGCTCCGTGCCGCCATGGAGCAGTATTTTGCTGCTCGTGCCGCGGTGCAGACCTATCGCGCCAGTTATTTCCCCACTCTCAGCGCCGGACCATCCATCACCCGGCAACACCTTTCCAGCAACCGTCCTACCGCGGTCCCAGGCGCTGTCAGCCAGTACAACGATTTCGCGCTTTCCGGCCAGGCAAGCTGGGAGCCAGACCTCTGGGGACAGGTCCGGCGCAGCGTGGAATCGGCGCGCGCCACGGCCCAGGCCTCTGCCGCCGATCTTGCCAATGTGGAGTTGAGCCTCCGCTCTGAGCTGGCGCTCGATTACTTTGAGATGCGCGGCCTCGACCTGCAAAAGCAGTTGCTCGATCACACCGTTGCTTCCTACGAAGACTATCTCAAGCTCACCCAGATCCGCTTCCAGGGAGGCGTCGCCACAGAGGCGGATGTTGCCCTGGCCCGGACGCAGCTGGAAACCACCCGCGCACAGGACATCGACGTAGGGGTGGCCCGCGCACAGTATGAGCATGCCATCGCCACCCTCATCGGGCAGACCGCATCCAGCTTCAGCCTGCCTCCGTTACCCCTGGATCGAACGCTTCCACAAGTGCCTCTGATTGTGCCCTCGGAGCTGCTGGAGCGCCGCCCGGATATCGCCGCGGCTGAACGCCGTGCCGATGCCGCCAATGCGCAGATTGGCATTGCCATCTCTGCCTACTATCCAACCATCACCCTCTCCGGAGCCGGAGGCTTTGAGAGCCGCAGTCCGGGCACCTGGATCCAGGGTCCCAGTGCGCTCTGGTCTCTGGGCGCCTCAGCTTCCGAACTCCTCTTTGATGCGGGCCGTCGCCATGCGCTTACAGAAGAGGCACGCGCCAACTATGAGGTCACTGTCGCCAATTACCGTCAGAGTGTCCTCAATGCCTTCCAGGAAGTTGAAGACAATCTTGCCGCCCTGCGCATCCTCAATCAGGAGGCCGCGACTCAGGCCGCCGCTGTTCAGGCCGCCCAGCGCTCCCTGGAACTCAGCACTCGTCGCTACAAGCAGGGGCTGGTAGATTATCTGGAAGTCATCACCGCGCAGGCTGCACTTCTGGCGAATCAGCGTACCCAGGCCGACATCACCACGCGCCAGTTTGCCGCCAGTGCGCAACTGATTAAGGCCCTCGGCGGAGGCTGGAACACCTCCCAGCTTCCGAATCCATAA